TCAGTAGGCCCTTGGTGTTCTGCAAATCCTTTACGCCAATCGGCAATCCATCAAGTGGCCCAATCGGGTATCCGGCCTCCCAGCGTATCGTCGCGGCGGCTGCGAGATCGACTGCGGCCTCTGTATCCACTGCAGCCAGTGCATTTATCTTGGGATTGAAAAAAGAAATCGCTTCAAGGCACGCCGCCAGATATTCGCTAGGCGTCAGGCTTCTGGCACTGAAGGCCGCAAGCACCTCGCAAGCCGAGAGCGTGAGCAAATCCGTCTGGCTCAAAGGCTTTTACCAGTTGTGGCAATGATCCGAATAGACACGCAAGCCCTCCCAAACTGTGTGTTTGGTTAAGGTAATGAATGGTTTTTGCAAAAAATAGTGAATTTCACGCCAAGTATATTAACTAAAAGGAATGGTTTGAACATCTTCGGTCGTTTGTTGCAGGCACTTCAAGAACAACGATAACGTAGCATTTCGCGCGATCTGATCTTTGCGCCAATAACAGCGTGCTTCTGACAGCAAGTCGTGCGTATCAAGTGGTAGTGTCACAGTTTCACCACGCGCGGCCTGCGCCTTTGCCAGTCGTTGCGGGAGAAAGCCAAGCGCAGGCATTGTCTGTAAGAGTTCAAGGTTCAGGGCGAGTGACAAAGACGCAATTGTATTGGTTGGGGGCGGCAGTCCATTCGCGGCAAAAAGTGCGTCGACTGCCTGGCGCGCAACCGAATTTGGTTGCGGCAGTATCCAAGGATAACTGGCGGCACCGGCCCATGTCACATCACCGGCTTTCGCAAGCGGATGATTTCGCCCGGCGACAACTACCACAGGCTCGGAGATCAATGCCATTTGGTCGATCCCATCCAATTCCTGCGGCTGCCAAATCCTCGCGATCACCAAGTCTAACGCTCCTGCCTCGAGCTGCGGCAATAGTTCAATAAAATGCCCTTCGGAAACGGATACGTTTGCTTGCGGGGTGCTGCGCTTAAACAGAGCAATGGTGCCGGGCAACAAGGTGGATGCAACCGAACTGACAACGCCGATAGAGACAGACCCCGAGACACCACTTGTCATTGCTTCAATGTCAAAAGCCGCGCGATCAAGTTGACTAAGTGCTTGGCGCGCATGATCCGCAAGGCGAACGCCAATGGGGGTTAGGTTGAGCCTGTTTCGGTCCCGCGTGACAACAGGTACGCCGACGATCTTTTCCAGTTCGGCGATCTGTTTTGAGACTGCTGGCTGAGTCACCCCAAGCGCCTCTGACACTCGTGCGACCAGTTTCAAATCCGAGAGCGCTACAAGAGCACGCAAATGCCGAAGTGTGATGCCCTGTTGAAAGCCCTTACCCAGAGTTTGTCGCTCCTCTTCCTAAAGCCAACTTAACTGTGTCATAGATTTTACATTGAGACACAGATTTGGTGGGTATGCAAAGCTGACAAAAAGGTCGATAGAACGCGAAATTCGTAGACCGTCATGCATAGTGTTAACTTGGTCCGCAATCCTACCACCCTCGCGGACAAGGTATCCAAAGCCTTGTATAACTCATTCCCATCATTGGTACAGTTCGCAGCATCTGGGATAGTTTGCTTATCGCGGAACGGATCGACATCTGAGAAAAGCGACGAATAGCACATGCCGTTCGTCGCGTTAAAGCAGTCATGCGAGTTGGCGAGTTCCCGAATTTACAGTTCACAAAGGTAGCTGGTTTTGACTGTCTTGGAGAAACGCGCCTCAGTGTTGGTCGGGAAGTCGCAGAGCCTTATGCGGGTTTCAGGTTACCTTGTCATACCAGTTTTGGGGATGTAGGCTCGCCCGGATGTACCTCAGAGGAAGTCAGCGAAGTCATGGCACGCAACGGGTCACAACAAACGGAATTTGATGTCGAGCCCATCACGCGTCAAAAGCTCTCTGATCAAGTGTTTGATCGGCTTTGGGAGATGATCGTATCCGGAGAGCTTAAGCCGGGCGATACGATTCCGTCAGAGCGAAAGCTGATGGAGAAATTCGCCGTTGGTCGCCCCGCTGTCCGCGAAGCTTTGCAAACGCTGGCGAATAAGGGTGTTATCACGATTTCGCATGGCGAGCGAAGCCGGGTAAACGAGCTAAGTGCCAATATTGCACTAGACCAGGTGGACGATGTCGCAAAACTGCTTCTGTCAGCTCAGCCTTCCAATCTGGAGCACCTCAAGCAAGTCAGGAAAATCCTTGAGGCGGGCACCGTGCGAATTGCAGCGGAAAAGCGCAACGACGACGACGTGCGTCAACTGCGGGCGCTGGTTGACCGACAAAAAAGCCAGTTGAACAATCCCAAAGGATTCATCGAAACCGACATCGCGTTTCACACTGCAATCGCCAATGCCTCGCGAAACCCGCTGCTGCAAGCGGTGACACGCCCGATGCTGACTTGGCTTTTTGAGTACTATAAACCGTTGCTTCATTGGTCTGGTCGCGAAGACACGACACTGTTGGAGCACACGAAGTTGGTCGATCATTTAGAGGTTCGCGATGCGGATGCCGCGGCAGCATTGATGCGTGAACATCTGGACCGATCTGATCCGCTATACACGAATTCTGAGACCTGATTTTTAGGGATTCGTAGTCAAACCGCACAATTCTTTTGCCCTTCATACTTGCCAATTCGCTGCTTGATCAGTTGCGAAGTGGCTTTGTTTTGCCGTTAAGACTCTGAATTAAAATAGATATCGGCAAGCGCGAAGTGCGACTCAAGCTCTAGCAGCCCCCGCCTTGACATAGATTGATGATGATATACTGATCATACCAGTTGAGAAGCTTTGCTTTTGGGATCATCATCAAGGCTCGTTTCGACACGGGAACCGGAACCAGCGTTACCGCGGATCGGCAGCAAGCCGACGGGGCCCGAACATGAGAGCACTAGGGAGGACTATTATGCTCAAGACCATGACCAAAACTCTGTTGGCCGGAGTAGCAGCAACTGCCTTGCTGAGCACCGTGGCGTCCGCACAGACCACGCTGCGGATTCAAAACCACCAAAGCCAATCGTCGCCATACGGCGTTGCAATTCAGAAATTCGTTGATGACGTTGCGATAATGTCCGGCGGCGATTTGCAGATCGAGATGTTCTATTCTTCGTCTGTTGTTCCATCAGCCGAGACTTTCGACGCGGCGAAGAATGGAATCCTTGATTGCGACATGACGAACGGTTCTTACCAGACAGGTAAGAACGCGGCGTTTCAATTCGTGGCAGATACGATGGGCGGTTACGATACGCCGCTACAGTATCAAGCGTGGGTTGAGCAGGGCGGTGGTCGCGAGGCAATCAACGAGCTCTATGCAACCCATGGCATGACCTTCATCGGCGCGCATGTCGGCGGGCAGGAATCGTTGAACTCAACCAGTCCGCTTCGTGGTGTGGCAGACTTGAAAGACTTCAAGTTCCGCTCTCCTCCCGGCATGGAATCTGACATCTTTGCGTCGCTTGGCGCTTCGCCGATCGTGATGGATTTCACCGAGGTCATTACCGCTCTCGAATCCGGCATCATTGACGGTGCGGACGCCTCCACATTGGCGACGAACCTGAATATCGGTGTTTATGATGTGGCCAAGCACACCACTTTCCCTGGGTTCCACTCCATGTCATCGGACCAATTGGCCTGCCGCACTGACGTTTGGGAAGGTCTGACCGACCAGCAGCGCCGTATCATCGAAGTGGCCTACAAGAACGTCGCGATGGACTTGATGATCTCGACGCTGGTCCTGAACGGCGAAGCCCTGGCCAAGATGCCAGAGATGGGCGTCACAACTTATGACTGGTCTGCAGAAGACCGTGCGGCCTTCCGCGCTGCCGCGCAGGCTGCGTGGCAGGAATGGGGCGCAAAATCACCGGAAGCCACAAAGATGGTTCAAAGCCATGAAGCCTTCCTGCGCCGGATCGGCTTGGTCGAGTAACCCGAGCTTTCGACAAAGCAATTGGCATTGGCGGCACCTGTCGCCAATGCAGCCATCGCGCGCTCAGCTTTGAACCGGCTGATTGGGGGGAATAACCGTGGTTGAACACGAAACAACGGGTCCGCTGGACAAACTCATTTGGGCCATCAGCCGGGTCACCATGTGGCTGCCTGCCTTCATCGTGGCAATCATTCTATTTGAAGTCGTCCTTCGTTACGTATTCCAGCGCCCGACGCTTTGGGTCAACGAAACGTCTCTCTGGGTTGCGGGAGCGGTTTATATGTTCGCCGGTCTCTATTCTATGCAGCAGCGTAGTCACATCCGCATTTTCATTCTTTACGATCTGGCTCCGCGTTGGCTGCGCCGCACCTTCGATGTGATTTCAACCATCTGCATTTGTGTTTTTGCCTTTGCACTGATCTGGGGCAGCTTCGATGAGGCGCTCGAAAAGCTGATGACCTGGGAGCGCTTTGGTACCAAATTCAACCCTCCCATTCCCGCCACCATCAAACCTTTGATCCTTGTGACTATGGCGCTGCTTGCGCTGCAGGCGATCTCAAACCTGATTTACGACTGGAACAAGGACCAAGGCGAGCGGCAGTTCGTTGAAGGGATTGAGGATCTTCTTGAGGACTTGGGAGAAGACCATCTAGCAGCCCGGCCAGCAGGTGGAGCAGAGGGTCATTCTGGCCAGACACCCGACGTAAGCCAACAAAAAGCAAAACCCGGCCAGGGGACCGAATAAATGGACATTGGAACGATATCTCTGGTCGTCCTGATGGGCATGCTCGTCCTTCTGGCGATTGGTATGCCCTTAGGCTTCGCCTCTGGCTTTTTGGCCGTCGTGGTCATGGTAATGAAATTTGGGCCGGACCTGCTGTTCAGCAACTTCGGAACTGGTCCGTTGAACCTTCTCGGCCAACGGATTTACGGCATCACGACAAGCTATGTGCTGGTTTCCGTACCGCTTTTCATATTCATGGCCAATCTGCTCGAACGCTCCGGCATCGCGCGGGACATGTATGATACGCTTGAGAAATGGATGAGCCGCACCCGTGGTGGCATCGCCGTGGTGACCGCCTTGATGGCTGTAGTCATGGCCGCCATGTCTGGCATCATCGGGGGCGAAGTCGTATTGCTGGGCCTGATCGCGCTGCCACAAATGCTGCGGCTGGGCTATGATCAAAACCTCGCCATCGGCACGATCTGCGCGAGCGGCAGTCTTGGCACGATGATCCCGCCATCCATCGTTCTGATTTTTTACGGGCTGATCACCGATACTTCGATCCACGCGCTCTTTCAGGCAGCCTTTGTGCCGGGTTTTATTCTGGCCGGATGTTACATCGCCTACATCCTGATCCGCACCAACCTACAACCGCATCTTGCCCCATTGCCCGAACCACGCGAAGGCGATCTGACTGGCCCGCAAAAGCGCCTTTATGGCCTGTCTCTGATCCTGATCATTGTCGCGGCTGCCGCTGCGATCATGGTGGCACGGGGGGTGTACTTCAATGCCGCCGGGCTTGTTGACGAAGACACGAGCTATGCAAGCGCGGGCTATCTGATGAAAGCAGGCGCGGTGTCGGCAGGATTGGTCGGGTTGCTGGTCTTCGGGATCGGTCTACAAACTGCCGAAGCCGCGTGGGATAGCGGTAAGGGCATGGTAGCCCCGCTTCTGGTCGTGTTTGTCGTGCTTGGGTCCATTTATGGCGGCGTCACAGGCATTACAGAGGCTGCCGGAATCGGCTCAGTTGCTGTCTTGCTGTTGATCATCATTCGCGGCGAGTTTTCCTGGCGTATTCTTCAAGAAGCCTCGATGCGCACGTTCAAATCCACAGGCACGATCATGTGGGTCACCATCGGGGCAACGGCGCTCGCAGGTGCCTACACGCTTTCGGGCGGTCCGACATACGTTGCCAATCTCATTGTTGGAATGGACATCTCGACGCTCAGCGTTCTGCTGATCATGATGCTTGTCTTTCTATTTATGGGGGCCTTCATGGACTGGACGGGCATTGTGCTGCTGGTCATGCCGGTCTTTTTGCCTATTGTCCTGAAGCTGCCGCGTGATGAGCTTGGCCTCTTTGGTGGCCTTGATAGCCAACTCGCGGTGCAGGTTTGGTTCGGCGTTCTGTTCTGCGTGAACATGCAGGTGAGCTTCCTGTCGCCCCCATTTGGCGGTGCTGCATTTTACCTGAAATCCGTCGCCCCACCGCATATCACGCTGCCTCAGATTTTCCGAAGCTTCTTGCCCTTCATTGGCATTCAGATTGTCGTCTTGATGCTGATCCTGTTTGTGCCTCAAATCACGACGTTGTTCCTATGACCGATCCCACTCGCATTGAAGCCGACTACCTGATTGAAACGGCATATCCCCCCGAACAAGCCGCGGAAATCATGGCGGGCGAGCAGTCTTCCGGCACGTTCCGTCCGGTTCCGGGGGAGACACCCGAACTAAAGGAACGCGCTGCAGCACGGGTTGAGCGTTTGGAGTTGTTGGGCACGGTTGAAGCACCATCTTTGCCAGGGTCAGGTCAAACTATAGACGGCCAAGTCTACCAGCAGGCACACGTCACCCTGTCATGGCCCTTGGACAATCTCGGACCATCCTTACCGAACCTGATCGCAACGATCGCGGGCAACCTTTTTGAGCTGAAGCCATTCTCCGGCCTCCGCTTGCTGGATGTTCGTCTGCCATCGGCTTTCGCGGCGGCCTATCCGGGGCCGAAGTTCGGGATGGATGGTACACGCAGACTTGCCGGTGTCGAAGGCCGACCGTTGATCGGGACGATCATCAAACCCAGCGTTGGATTAAGTGCCGAAGCGACGGGTGCGTTAGCTGCCGAACTCTGCGAAGGCGGCATCGACTTTATAAAGGACGACGAATTACAGGCCGACGGCCCCGCGTGCCCCTTCGATGATCGGGTCCATGCCGTGATGGCTGCGGTCAACGCGGCTGCGGACCGGACAGGCAAGAAGACGATGGTGGCCTTTAACCTGACCGGCGAAATTGACGAGATGCGCCGCCGCCACGATCTGGTTCTGGCCGAAGGCGGCACCTGTATCATGGCGAGCGTCACCGGGGTCGGTATGTCGGGCATGATCGCACTTGGCCGTCATACGGAGCTGCCGATCCACGCGCATCGTTGTGGCTGGGGCGCGCTCACGCGGTCCCCGGTGCTTGGTTGGGCCTATCCCGCATGGTCTAAGCTTTGGCGTTTGGCTGGTGCAGACCACATGCACGTCAACGGGATCGACAACAAGTTCACCGAAGACAATGACAGCGTCATCGCTTCGGCACGGTCCTTGTCTGATCCTATGTTTGAGGCCAACCCCATGCGGGCCGTACCAGTCTTTTCTTCCGGCCAGACCGTGCATCAGGCACCAGCCACATTGGCAGCAGCCGGATCGCCCGATTTGCTCGTGACGGCAGGTGGCGGCGTAGTCGCGCACCCGGATGGCGTTGCTGCGGGTGTGATGGCGATGCGGGAGGCCTATGACGCGGCCCTGTCCGGCATTGAAGTGCAGGATTATGCCAAGGATCACCCAGCCCTTGCCGCAGCCCTGGAGGCCTACTAATCGTGACCGCCCCGCTGCTCACATTCTATGGCGATGACTTCACCGGCTCTTCAGCGGTAATGGAGGTGCTGAGTTTTGCGGGTATTCCGACGATGTTGTTCCTGGAGGCGCCGGGCGAGGAGGTTTTGTCCCGCTTTCCTGAGTTGCAGGCTGTCGGGGTGGCAGGGGTGGCGCGTTCTAAAAATCCAGCCTGGATGCGGGCACATTTACCGACAGTGTTCGAAGGATTGAAAAAGCTTGGCGCGCATTTAATGCACTACAAGGTCTGCTCGACCTTCGACAGTGCGCCCGAAACAGGCTCTATTGGAGCAGCGGCGGAATTGGGGAAACAGATATTCAATCCCGAATGGATACCGCTTGTGGTCGGCGCTCCTGCTATCGGGCGCTACCAGATCTTTGGGAACTTGTTCGCGGCAGCGGGGGATGGAGTGCATCGCCTTGACCGCCACCCGGTCATGTCTCGCCATCCCATAACGCCCATGGATGAAGCCGATCTGGGACGGCATTTGTCCCGCCAGACCGATTTGCGAATGGGTTGTGTCGATTTCCGTACCATGACAACCGGCGAGGCGGATACCGCGTTGAGGACAGCAATCTCCAGCGGTGCTGAGATCATTGCGCTCGATGCGATGGACGACGCGACATTGCAGGAAGCCGGACGCATAATCGCGGAAGGCGACACATCCTTCGCCATTGGGTCACAAGGGGTGGAATACGCGCTTGTCGCCCATTGGCGCGCCTCGGGCCAGCTTGCGCAGGAACACGCTACGCCACGGCTCACCCCGGTTGATCAGCTTTTTGCCGTCTCCGGGTCCTGCGCGCCGACGACCGCAGCGCAGATTGACTTTGCTCAGGCCAAAGGGTTCGAGATACTCGACTTTGATGCCACGCAGGCGGTCGACCCGGACGCGCTGCAAGCCGAGACGGATCGCGTGCGACAAACATCATTGCAGCTTCTGTCCGAAGGCCGAGATGTTCTGGTGACCTCTGCCCGTGGACCAAACGATCCTTCCCTCGCACGCATGTCCGAGGCGATAGATCGCGCCGGGATCAGCAATGCCGAAGCCAATGAAAATTTGGGTCGAGCCTTAGGCAATCTGGTTGCAGAAATCCGGCTTGAAACAGGCCTGCCACGCGCAGCAATCGGCGGTGGGGATACGTCAGGCCACGCGCTGACGGCGTTGCACGCCGAGGCCTTGTCGGCAGTAGCGCCCCTCGCACCGGGCGCACCTCTTTGCCGTATCCACAGCGCTCGCGCGCCAAAGATCGATGGCCTCGAAGTCACTTTGAAGGGTGGCCAGATGGGTGCCCCCGACTTCTTCATTCACGCTAAATCAGGGGATGCTTGATGCAAGCCTCACAAAGAAAAGGAACAAAAGCATGACAAGCATCGCTCTCTTCGGCGCAGGCGGTAAAATGGGCGTACGTCTGGCCATGAACCTCAAGGAAGCGCCATATGACCTGCTTCCCGTAGAAGTGAACCCTGAGGGTCAGGCCCGGCTCCAAGCTGAAACGGGTTTGACGTGTGTAGAACAAGGGCAAGCCTTGAGTGCCGCGGACACCGTGATCCTCGCCGTGCCGGATCGGGCTATTGGCAAGGTGCTTTCAGGTTTTGTGGACGAGCTGAAGCCGGGCACCGCCGTGATCATGCTGGATGCCGCAGCACCCCACGCCGACACTTTGCCGGAACGCGACGACATCACGTATTTCGTTGCGCACCCTTGCCACCCGCCGCTGTTCAACGACGAAACTGAAACGGACGCCAAGACCGACTACTTCGGTGGCATCGCGGCAAAGCAACACATCGTATGTGCCCTGGCTCAAGGTCCGGAAGAACACTATGCAAAATGTGAGGAAATCGCCCGGGTCTTCTATGGCCCTGTCATGCGGTCTCACCGTGTGACGGTCGAGCAAATGGCTCTTCTGGAACCGGCGTTGTCGGAATCAGTCGGGGCAACTTTTGCCAAAGTCTTGAAAGACGCCACGGATGAGGCCGCGCGCCGGGGTATTCCCTATCAGGCGGCAGAGGACTTCCTGCTTGGCCACCTGACGATCCTTTTGGCCGTGGCCTTCGGTGTCCAGCCCGGTGGCAAGCTGTCGGACGGCTGTATGAAAGCCATCGAAGAGGCCGAACCTGTGATCTTCAAGGATGGATGGATGGACAACATTTTTTCAGCCGAGGCTGTGAAGGCATCTGTGAAATCCATTTGTGATTGATCAAATGTTGGTGACGTCCGGCAATCATGCGGTCAGACGTATTTAACATACTACGGGTGCGGTGAAACAGTGGATTGTTTTGGATCAAAATGGCTCTGATAAATGGCGGCTTTGGGAAAATCTCCCTGGTCGCAGAGTTTCTTGTGCTGCAGTCGCGAGGGTTTTCTGCGTGAGCAATAGCCGCACCTGCAAAGGTCGGCTCCGTCCGCGCTGCGGTCATGCGCTGGGTCGATGGTGGAGATCCGCAGCGCCCGTGAAACGGCTGAAGAAACGGCGGTTGGCAGAGTTGCTACCGGTGTTAGTCCGAAGACCAGCTTTCAAGTTCAAGCCAGGCGGGCAGCCGTGCGGCGCGGGGGCCGCTTGCCAGTAGCGCCCAATACGCGCGATCGCCACGCTCACAGAACAGCACTTCCACTGGCAGCGCGTCCGAAGGGGCAAATTCGTTCGGCACGTCCCCAATCCAGCACGCTTCGGTGGTCGCCTGCATCGGTACCGGGGTGTCGATGTTCGAATTGATAACTTGCGCGTCATAAACAAATGAATAGGTCAGGCTACGCTTTTTTCCGTCCTCCGAGATGATTATGCTGCCATCGAACACACTCGGGTCTGTAGACATCGCCACCCAGCTTGTCGTCGACGGGTCATCGGCAAAAAGCGCGGCGGGAAACAGCAGAAAAACGGTGGCCAGGGAACGGATTCTAGAATGCATCGAAGTCATTGGCCCTGTTGATCCACCCTCTAATGAAACGCTGCTGACTGGGGTTGTTCGCCACGATCCGATGAAAACGCGCAATTCTCTCTTCCCTGTAGGCCACATAAAAATCCCTGGTATGTCCGCATTCTATGATGCGATTGGCTTGTTTCAGCGTGTTGAACCCCATTGAACTATCGACGGTGGTTGTCCAGTTCTGTTTGCCCTGTGCATTCGCCACGCGGTTTATCGCGCGTTGTAGCACATTCACGCCACCACCGTTAAAGCACGTATCCAGATACTGGATCGCGATATCGTGCTGGTTGATCCTGTCGCACCAGAATTGACGCCAATATCCCGCCAAAGTGATTTCATAGACCTGATCGTCGGTGATGTTTCTGAGTGTCTCGACCGTGCCGGCAATGCCAAACAGCGTTTGAGAGAAGCGTTGCCAGGTTGCGATTGTTATTCCCTTGTTTGTCGCGCCGCCGCGATCCGCGGGATCATTCACACCCCCCCCTTCGAGATCGAGGAGATGGTCATAGATGAAATCGCGCGGGTTGAAGAAATGAATCCAGCGCAGATCGATCTGATGTGGTTGTGTGGCTTCAGCGCAGGGCATCACAAACGGTGTGGTTGTCCACTGCGCAGCGCTCGACGGACTTCCGTCAGGCACGCGCATATACCGGTCAACCGTGGTGGCAAGGGTCAATGGCGCGCTCCGTTGACCAGTGGTGTCGTCTGCGATGGCTCGTCGTTGTTCCAGATCAGCGGCAGGTGTGCCTTCGGGCACGCTTGTCACATCATCATCTGCGACGACCGCAGGCAGAATGACGAATTTGCGGGCTTGATCCGGATTGTCGCGCGGAGTCAGCTTCAGGCGGTAATACGCCCCGGCTTCGAACCCGTCTTCGCCGCCCAGCAAGATGCGGCAATTCCCGTCCGTCAAAGCCTCAGCCGGGGAGGATGGTTCATCTAGGCGTTCGCCGGCTTCGGCTTCATAGTGCAACTCATGCGTTTGGACCAACTCTGTCGCCTCGTCGTTTCCGCCAGGTATGCCGCCGGTGATCCGATGCACTTCGATACGTGCGCTGACGCCAAGGTCGTTGACATGCCAGTAGCGCGAGTCCAGTTCGACCCACCCCCGGCAACCCTGTTCTACGCCCTCAACGGCACCCACAGATCGTTCGGCATCGGCGGCGTTTGCGGCGGCTTGGGTGACGCCACGGTTGGTTGCGGTGTGAGCGTTGTCCTGTAGCATGGGTCAGCCGCTTTTGAGCGCAGGCACGGCACGCGCGGCAGACAGGAAGGGGGCGAAACTCGCGCCTTCATCGGTGGCTGCGGCCTGAAGCGCGTGCAGGATCGGCTCGTACAGATACCAGTATCCAAAGCGCAGGCTGAGCAACGCGTGCAAGACCGCGGCCCGACCATCGTTGGTTACAAGCGGGGCGTCGCATGCCAACAAGGAGGCAAAGGTTTCATACGCGTCGGGCGACATCTGCCGCGTCACATTCGGCCACAGGAGGTGAGCGCCGTGCAGCGCCTCACCCGGCGAGATCGACTTTTGATCCAAGGTCTCCGTTGCGTCCAGCGCGTCGAACCACCTCAGATCAGGGTGGACGTCTTCGTGCCATGTGTCGACTACCCGCAACAGGGCGGACAGGCGCACGCCACGACGCGCAGACCGACCGGGACGGCCAGATCACCGGCGGCGCGCCGGGGGTGGAGAGCCGCTGGCACATGACCCCGCGCCACAGTGCCGCCCGCCGCGGCTGGCTGCTGGAGCGGCTACGCGCCCGGGGTGCGCCCCCGGCGCAATGGCGGCTGGCCCTGGGCGCGCGCGGGCCGGAGGTGATCACTCCCAAGGCGACCCAAGACGCCGACATCCGCGTCTAAGTCAGGGCAGCAAAGATGCGAAAAAACGTCCTGCCGCACATGGCAGCGGCACGATTGCGGATGTCTGATGTGAGCCCAAATTGGACTTTCAAGGTATCGAAAAAACTCCTAAGCGAAGAAGAGGCCACCCAGAAGTGCAGCCAAACAGTTGGCCTCGCCCATCGGACGTTCTAGGCACCCCGTCTTTTAAATGAGAAAAGACTCCCGAGAGCTATTAACAGCATCCAAGCTGCAGCGGGTAGCGGTACCGGAGACGGCGCTTCCAGATCGGCGGCAACTGCCGTCCCAACGTCTTGAATGTTTTCAAACCCCAAAGAACCCGGCGCGCATACATCGCAAATTACAAAGTCTATCAACTCAGTCGCAAAAAGACCATCAATCCCCGAAACAGAAACCAGGAAGTCGAAGCTCACTGGAGCGGTCAACGGCGCTGATGGTATCCCTACAACTCCAAAAGACCCAGCCGAAGTTGCACCCACTGGTGTGCCTATCGATCCGCCTAAATTGCTGCTCACAAGTGTCGCGCTGGAAAAGTCGAAGCCATCCAATGCACCGTCCCAGTCAAATCCGATTTGGCTAAAAGTGGAAGCAGTGCTCGTAATGTCCCCGGATAGTCGAAGAAGATCATCAGCAGCATCAAATTCTGCTACAAAATTTGCTAAGGTTGAAGCACTCGCAGCGCTAGCGACAATAAGGCTCGTTGCTACGGACGCAACAGCGAACTTTATTTTCTGTGTAAATTTAGTCATTTGGCACCCCAAGTACAATTAAACAAGTAGAACATTCCGAAACGCCTAAAGGTCGCGCGGTCGAATATCGAC
The nucleotide sequence above comes from Litoreibacter ponti. Encoded proteins:
- a CDS encoding LysR substrate-binding domain-containing protein, which encodes MGKGFQQGITLRHLRALVALSDLKLVARVSEALGVTQPAVSKQIAELEKIVGVPVVTRDRNRLNLTPIGVRLADHARQALSQLDRAAFDIEAMTSGVSGSVSIGVVSSVASTLLPGTIALFKRSTPQANVSVSEGHFIELLPQLEAGALDLVIARIWQPQELDGIDQMALISEPVVVVAGRNHPLAKAGDVTWAGAASYPWILPQPNSVARQAVDALFAANGLPPPTNTIASLSLALNLELLQTMPALGFLPQRLAKAQAARGETVTLPLDTHDLLSEARCYWRKDQIARNATLSLFLKCLQQTTEDVQTIPFS
- the nanR gene encoding transcriptional regulator NanR; translation: MARNGSQQTEFDVEPITRQKLSDQVFDRLWEMIVSGELKPGDTIPSERKLMEKFAVGRPAVREALQTLANKGVITISHGERSRVNELSANIALDQVDDVAKLLLSAQPSNLEHLKQVRKILEAGTVRIAAEKRNDDDVRQLRALVDRQKSQLNNPKGFIETDIAFHTAIANASRNPLLQAVTRPMLTWLFEYYKPLLHWSGREDTTLLEHTKLVDHLEVRDADAAAALMREHLDRSDPLYTNSET
- the dctP gene encoding TRAP transporter substrate-binding protein DctP; its protein translation is MLKTMTKTLLAGVAATALLSTVASAQTTLRIQNHQSQSSPYGVAIQKFVDDVAIMSGGDLQIEMFYSSSVVPSAETFDAAKNGILDCDMTNGSYQTGKNAAFQFVADTMGGYDTPLQYQAWVEQGGGREAINELYATHGMTFIGAHVGGQESLNSTSPLRGVADLKDFKFRSPPGMESDIFASLGASPIVMDFTEVITALESGIIDGADASTLATNLNIGVYDVAKHTTFPGFHSMSSDQLACRTDVWEGLTDQQRRIIEVAYKNVAMDLMISTLVLNGEALAKMPEMGVTTYDWSAEDRAAFRAAAQAAWQEWGAKSPEATKMVQSHEAFLRRIGLVE
- a CDS encoding TRAP transporter small permease subunit, producing the protein MVEHETTGPLDKLIWAISRVTMWLPAFIVAIILFEVVLRYVFQRPTLWVNETSLWVAGAVYMFAGLYSMQQRSHIRIFILYDLAPRWLRRTFDVISTICICVFAFALIWGSFDEALEKLMTWERFGTKFNPPIPATIKPLILVTMALLALQAISNLIYDWNKDQGERQFVEGIEDLLEDLGEDHLAARPAGGAEGHSGQTPDVSQQKAKPGQGTE
- a CDS encoding TRAP transporter large permease produces the protein MDIGTISLVVLMGMLVLLAIGMPLGFASGFLAVVVMVMKFGPDLLFSNFGTGPLNLLGQRIYGITTSYVLVSVPLFIFMANLLERSGIARDMYDTLEKWMSRTRGGIAVVTALMAVVMAAMSGIIGGEVVLLGLIALPQMLRLGYDQNLAIGTICASGSLGTMIPPSIVLIFYGLITDTSIHALFQAAFVPGFILAGCYIAYILIRTNLQPHLAPLPEPREGDLTGPQKRLYGLSLILIIVAAAAAIMVARGVYFNAAGLVDEDTSYASAGYLMKAGAVSAGLVGLLVFGIGLQTAEAAWDSGKGMVAPLLVVFVVLGSIYGGVTGITEAAGIGSVAVLLLIIIRGEFSWRILQEASMRTFKSTGTIMWVTIGATALAGAYTLSGGPTYVANLIVGMDISTLSVLLIMMLVFLFMGAFMDWTGIVLLVMPVFLPIVLKLPRDELGLFGGLDSQLAVQVWFGVLFCVNMQVSFLSPPFGGAAFYLKSVAPPHITLPQIFRSFLPFIGIQIVVLMLILFVPQITTLFL
- a CDS encoding ribulose-bisphosphate carboxylase large subunit family protein, whose translation is MTDPTRIEADYLIETAYPPEQAAEIMAGEQSSGTFRPVPGETPELKERAAARVERLELLGTVEAPSLPGSGQTIDGQVYQQAHVTLSWPLDNLGPSLPNLIATIAGNLFELKPFSGLRLLDVRLPSAFAAAYPGPKFGMDGTRRLAGVEGRPLIGTIIKPSVGLSAEATGALAAELCEGGIDFIKDDELQADGPACPFDDRVHAVMAAVNAAADRTGKKTMVAFNLTGEIDEMRRRHDLVLAEGGTCIMASVTGVGMSGMIALGRHTELPIHAHRCGWGALTRSPVLGWAYPAWSKLWRLAGADHMHVNGIDNKFTEDNDSVIASARSLSDPMFEANPMRAVPVFSSGQTVHQAPATLAAAGSPDLLVTAGGGVVAHPDGVAAGVMAMREAYDAALSGIEVQDYAKDHPALAAALEAY
- a CDS encoding four-carbon acid sugar kinase family protein, yielding MTAPLLTFYGDDFTGSSAVMEVLSFAGIPTMLFLEAPGEEVLSRFPELQAVGVAGVARSKNPAWMRAHLPTVFEGLKKLGAHLMHYKVCSTFDSAPETGSIGAAAELGKQIFNPEWIPLVVGAPAIGRYQIFGNLFAAAGDGVHRLDRHPVMSRHPITPMDEADLGRHLSRQTDLRMGCVDFRTMTTGEADTALRTAISSGAEIIALDAMDDATLQEAGRIIAEGDTSFAIGSQGVEYALVAHWRASGQLAQEHATPRLTPVDQLFAVSGSCAPTTAAQIDFAQAKGFEILDFDATQAVDPDALQAETDRVRQTSLQLLSEGRDVLVTSARGPNDPSLARMSEAIDRAGISNAEANENLGRALGNLVAEIRLETGLPRAAIGGGDTSGHALTALHAEALSAVAPLAPGAPLCRIHSARAPKIDGLEVTLKGGQMGAPDFFIHAKSGDA